ACCGGCATAGAGGTCAGTAGATGGGTGTCTGTACCTTTCATCAAGCTATGTACAGGACTGGGCATAACTCTGTGTTTTTGGTTAATGTACCTTCTTAGACTCCGTAGACTGCACATTAATCACCTCCTTGGTAGAATAGCTGTTGCTGTTTGGACATGTAGTACCCCTCCATGACACTGGGGGTGTACGCGCGGTCAGATCTCCTCTTGCGGCTCTTCATTTGTTGTCTCTTTTCCTCATTCAGCCCTCGTCGATCATCGGGTCCAGTGGATGTACATCTTCCTGCTCGGCTCTTTTCATCGCTGGGTTATCGCGCAGTCTCATCGATTCtcttagttttgtgttttatctacGTGTGAAAGTCGTTTTTGACACCGACGCGAAGCAGCTGATGTCGAGGAGAAAGCGAATGTCCCCATTGTTCTGAAGCACGCGCTGTTTGTCAGAGGCTCCTCCCGCCAGGTGAGCGAGGTGGCCGGCTGGGTGCCCGGGTGTGTCGGGAGAAGAATTTCCATGGAGAAGTTGTTTGCCAACTTCTGTCGCAAATCggagaaagaaggaaacaaagagCTGGAGGACGTGTCACACATGTAGTCGCTCGTCAGGTTGGGACAAATGAATATTTTGTTCATGAGTCTAGTTTCGTAATCAACTTAAATGTTATATCTCACAGGCTCAGTGTGTGAGGTTTAGGGATCGATTGGCGGAATATATAAATAATCGcagtgatgatttttttcttgtgtgtttcatctaaattgcacagattgttttctttacccttgaatgggtcctttatatttgaatactttatatttacatcagaagCGGGTCCTccacggaggctgccatgttttttttatagtagctcagactggacaaattaaacaccttttgagtttttatgacaactgaagctaccacaggttctctctcatgtttggaaggggagggtgaggtgaggggtgttcaactgcaacatgaaacttcaccgctagatatcactaaattctacacactgaacctttaaaattgAATCCATTACCATCAAATGCTATTTATTTGAATGcctgtccctctgtgtgtcaCCCAGCCAGCAGTCATGTCCATTGAATACACCATTGATATCCAGCTAACGGAGCTGGGATTTCCTGGCATCCTGCAGCCACCGGACACCTCAGTCCGAGAGGTGTCCGGTCACCCTGCCAGCcctctctccaacacacacaaacgaagACTGCTGTCACTGGATGGCGAGGAAGTGGGTCCAGAAAAACGAACCGCTCATGGTAAAAGGCTAGCTCCTGCACAGAGTGTGCAAGATGACCAGGCTGCACAGGTAGAGCTGTCAGAGAGCACAGTGGATGTTCCCACCgctggacagacagatgagccACAGCTGATcgataaagagaaagaagacgAACAGGAAGGTGTTCACAATGCAGAAGCTGCGCAGGACGGTtcaaaagaggagcagcagggtgTGGTGGATGACTCAGACGACAGTGAAGTTTCAGATGTGTTTGAGGAAGAAGAGGTTGACATAGAAGATGattatgaggaggaagaagacagcATAAACAATGGTAAGACTGAAACTACAAATGTacaattaaaatacaatatgtaCAGATATACTAGTCCTGACTGATTTTAGAGTCTCAATGCTTGTCGTGtactaaattatttttccattatttAACAGTAATGAAATTATAGACCATTTATTCCTTTTTAAATCTGATATATGGTGATACCATCTAAACCAGAATATATCAGTCTTCTGATTATTTCTAATATTACATTTAGACCTGTATGCTTAGTGTACATATTTGATCATGATCTATCCcatatcagtttttttttccacctttctCCAGAGTCGAGTCCTTCAGACAGCTACAGCTGCAGTGTCTGCAATCTCCAGCTTCCCTCCAAATTAGAGCTGCAGGATCATATGAACCTGCACACCGGAGCACGCCCTTATTGTTGTGCTGAATGTGGGAAGCGCTTCTGCCAGATTCACAACTACCGTGTTCATCTGCGCACACATGCTGAGACCAAAGTGGGCCGTCTCGCCTGCAGAGTTTGTCGCGTGAGCTTTGCATCACAGAAGGATCTGGATGTCCACCTGACGCATACTCACTTGGAGAATGAGTTCTACGAGTGCGACCTGTGTAAACGTGTGTTTACATCATTGAAGTTGTGCGAGTCTCATGTGCGGTTACACAAATGTATGGTGCCTGTTGTTTGTAAAGTGTGTGGCCGCAATTTCTCCTCTTCAAAATCCCTAGCGCGCCACCTGAAGAAGTTGTGCCACCACACTTTAAAATGCACAGACTGCACAAAGACCTTTACTAGGAAGAATGCTCTCCTGAAACACAGCTTCTCCCACCTTGGTTTGCTGCCTTACACCTGCGTACGATGCCGCTGCCACTTCCGCCTGGCAGTGCTGTACCACCAACACAAGTGTGAACCTGAACGTATTCACTGTGTGGCATGTCTGAGAGAgtttgttagtcagcaggacTTCCAGCAGCACAAAAAGGACACAGGCTGCTGGGGCAACCAGGAGCCTAAAGGGGATGAGATCAGATGCTTGGAGTGCGGACAGATGTTCGATAGTTCAGAAGAGCTTAAGCAGCATGCCGGTGCTCACCAGAGGGTACTGAAATGTGCTGAATGTGGAAAGGGTTTCCGGTCGGCCCTGCTGTTAATGTCCCACATGGGCGGTCATGCCGGTCAGTCACCCTGCCTTTGTCAGAGCTGCGGACTGGGTTTCCCCCACCAGTGGAACTATGACAGCCACCTCAAGACCTGTGGAAAAACACCTCAGCCTGGGGTAAGACAATAATACTGTTTACTGCAGTCACCTATTTTCTAaagcattgttttctttttcggTAAAGATACATCTCGGACCTCCATGCAGctgttgatttaatttgagcTTGATTAAATCAACTTCAAATGATTCAACCTCatgaaattaaaactgaaacagtAGTTCAATTTAAATTGACTAAAATGTCAATTAAATAGTTGTGATGGTGGGGTCACACTGGAGAAGTTTGAACAAATTTTTCTTAAATATGGACACAGATCTTCTTTCTGATGATCTACTGGTCATTTAGCTCATTGTTTGTCAATCTCTAACCTAGAAAATACTTCCTGGATTCTCAAGATAGCAGATCCAATTTTTAAAACTGAGATGTTTACTTTTGTGACGcatcatttgaataaatgagATAATACCAGGATACTAGTACACTTGAACTGTTTAATGCACTCAGTGCTAGTGGTAGGTCACTTTTTTGTGGATTTTTctgtcaaagtgttttttaaatagaatGTAGGTGAGCAGAAAATGTTGGTTATTGGGGTTTATTCACTTACCAGTAactaacacacaacaaaaatagtttgacattttgtgaaattattTGCTATTTGGCTAATGGTAAAAAAAGGAAGCATAAGACATAAAGAAATATCAACAATAGCAGAATTTTTTGAAGTGAGACTGTGAGTCAGTAAGAAACCACAGGAATCTGTATGATGTTATTTCATCCGAGGAAACAGACAAACCTCAGTTGCAATATTACAACCTCCTCTGCTGTTGCAATGTTTGTTGATGTCATAAACTCTCGATtctgcactgccctctagtggatgcatTGCTGAACAACCACCCAACAACAAACGGATGGAAGTATGTGGACAGTGATgtttacattgttttaaatggaCGTATCTCTTTTCGTAGAGGTGACCTAAATGAGCCTTAGGTATAACTTTAAAAACCCTGTCGGTTGTATTGGCATGTCACACTAACGTATTATATAATATGTTTGGTAACTGGTATTTGTCTGTTGTCTTTCCCATTTCAGAGTGCTGCCAAAAAGCATCAGGCTTCAAAGACCTCTTCATCTGAGAAAAAGAAGCTCAGTGCAAAACCAGACTCATCAAGTTCAGCAAACGTAGTCGCCATGCCTGCCACTGTTTGCAACAAAGCTGCTGGACCTGTTAAAGAATCTGTTAGTCCTGGACTTGTGGCAGAGGATGTGTCCCCTGGCTCTGGTCCACCAGACAGATTATGGAAACTAACCCTTGACAAAAACCCGCCCCCTGGTGTtaaacttgttttgtttcttcctgTGTGTCCAACTGAAAGCAATGGCGATCCCCTCTCACCTGCAATTTCTACACACCTAGGAGTGGATGCTGCTCTGGGAGTGGAGCTGAACACCCCTCTAGATTTGGCATCTGGTATTAAACAGGATCCAGAATGTGAAGCACCTTTGGATTTGTCTAAAAAGTGTGACTCATCCAAGTCTGCTCTGAGGGACAttcctcttcacactgttaAAAATGAGCCTCAAGAATTTGAAATCTCAGGAGAGActaatgaaaaaggaaaaaaagtttgcAAAAGCAGTGACAGTGAAGCAACTGTTACAACAAATCCAGGAGAGGCAGGAACTGAAGTGAAGCAGTGCAAAATGGACCCGAAGGATCTCTCCCCTCTTAATACTTCATCTGAACTAATTGTGGATATTAAGAAAGAGCCTCAGTCTGATGGCTTGGATTGTGATTTAGGGTCTGCAAAGTCCTGCTAGCTCATAAACAGGATGCCAGAGAAAGAAATTCTGATGGAGGTTGACGTTTCACACCTTGCATGTTTGgataaagagaaattaaatgcgctgaaggcagaaaaaaatattctttggTTACATTTTCTACCC
This region of Paralichthys olivaceus isolate ysfri-2021 chromosome 13, ASM2471397v2, whole genome shotgun sequence genomic DNA includes:
- the LOC109633095 gene encoding zinc finger protein 420, whose protein sequence is MSIEYTIDIQLTELGFPGILQPPDTSVREVSGHPASPLSNTHKRRLLSLDGEEVGPEKRTAHGKRLAPAQSVQDDQAAQVELSESTVDVPTAGQTDEPQLIDKEKEDEQEGVHNAEAAQDGSKEEQQGVVDDSDDSEVSDVFEEEEVDIEDDYEEEEDSINNESSPSDSYSCSVCNLQLPSKLELQDHMNLHTGARPYCCAECGKRFCQIHNYRVHLRTHAETKVGRLACRVCRVSFASQKDLDVHLTHTHLENEFYECDLCKRVFTSLKLCESHVRLHKCMVPVVCKVCGRNFSSSKSLARHLKKLCHHTLKCTDCTKTFTRKNALLKHSFSHLGLLPYTCVRCRCHFRLAVLYHQHKCEPERIHCVACLREFVSQQDFQQHKKDTGCWGNQEPKGDEIRCLECGQMFDSSEELKQHAGAHQRVLKCAECGKGFRSALLLMSHMGGHAGQSPCLCQSCGLGFPHQWNYDSHLKTCGKTPQPGSAAKKHQASKTSSSEKKKLSAKPDSSSSANVVAMPATVCNKAAGPVKESVSPGLVAEDVSPGSGPPDRLWKLTLDKNPPPGVKLVLFLPVCPTESNGDPLSPAISTHLGVDAALGVELNTPLDLASGIKQDPECEAPLDLSKKCDSSKSALRDIPLHTVKNEPQEFEISGETNEKGKKVCKSSDSEATVTTNPGEAGTEVKQCKMDPKDLSPLNTSSELIVDIKKEPQSDGLDCDLGSAKSC